A single genomic interval of Mucilaginibacter robiniae harbors:
- a CDS encoding MFS transporter: MNNDIKDTGTPYRFMLPLVLSTMMNPLNSTMLATALLSLCNSFKVTVGQGAILITCLYVTATVAQPLMGRLADTFSAKKINTVGFVLVLIAACIGAFAPAFGWLIVSRILLGLGTSAAYPSAIALINRKYAEVNQPVPGQVLGLVAISSQVSMVLGPVLGGLLTQWLGWKGIFLINIPWVLTGLYLSRALPDFPTASTREQMGLFKKLDVIGILLFSSFLLSLMTALIQKPFSWWLLLPSAALLGGLIGWERKQPAPFIDVKLLHDKPALLLTYLRTLATNYILYQMMYALPPWIESVKHISPGHTGLMVLPESAMAIIMGLLVSKSSRLFQQNLLGVITMLIACLSWLVLNQQSGVVLIIGVALIIGIADGINMIANQALLNQEAPLAQKGISFGLFRTSGYIGAIISSTHLKTLFHHGVTDHNFHQMGILMLFASGVLVLLLIPLWQRKQVLDAPKSA; the protein is encoded by the coding sequence ATGAACAATGATATAAAAGATACAGGCACTCCGTACCGGTTTATGCTGCCGCTGGTACTGAGTACCATGATGAATCCGCTTAACTCCACTATGCTGGCTACGGCGTTGTTAAGCCTTTGCAACTCTTTTAAAGTCACGGTTGGTCAGGGTGCCATACTCATTACCTGCTTGTATGTAACTGCCACCGTTGCCCAGCCGCTCATGGGTAGATTGGCTGATACTTTTAGTGCAAAGAAAATAAATACGGTGGGTTTTGTACTGGTGCTAATAGCAGCCTGCATTGGTGCTTTTGCACCGGCATTTGGCTGGCTCATTGTATCGCGCATATTACTAGGACTAGGTACATCAGCGGCTTACCCTTCCGCTATAGCACTCATTAACCGAAAATATGCAGAAGTTAACCAACCTGTACCGGGGCAAGTGTTAGGCTTAGTGGCTATATCCAGCCAGGTAAGTATGGTACTGGGGCCAGTATTGGGTGGACTGCTTACCCAGTGGTTGGGTTGGAAAGGTATTTTTTTAATTAACATCCCGTGGGTACTTACCGGCTTGTACCTCTCCAGAGCACTTCCGGATTTTCCAACCGCATCTACACGTGAACAAATGGGCCTATTCAAAAAGCTGGATGTGATAGGCATTTTACTCTTTAGCAGCTTTTTGCTTTCGTTAATGACTGCACTTATTCAAAAACCATTTTCCTGGTGGTTGCTGTTGCCGTCAGCAGCGTTACTAGGTGGCTTGATTGGTTGGGAACGCAAGCAGCCTGCCCCTTTTATTGATGTAAAGCTATTGCATGATAAGCCAGCCTTGCTCCTCACCTACCTGCGTACACTGGCTACCAACTATATTTTGTACCAGATGATGTATGCTTTGCCGCCGTGGATAGAATCTGTTAAACATATTAGCCCGGGTCATACCGGATTAATGGTGCTACCCGAATCAGCTATGGCCATTATAATGGGCTTATTAGTTTCGAAAAGCAGCCGATTATTTCAGCAAAACTTATTGGGCGTTATCACTATGCTAATAGCTTGCTTAAGCTGGCTTGTTTTAAATCAGCAATCGGGCGTTGTGTTAATTATTGGCGTAGCACTGATTATTGGTATTGCCGATGGCATTAACATGATTGCCAACCAAGCTTTGCTGAACCAGGAAGCGCCACTGGCACAAAAAGGCATCTCGTTTGGCTTGTTCCGAACTTCAGGTTACATAGGGGCCATCATTTCCAGCACACACCTGAAAACATTATTCCACCATGGTGTAACCGACCATAACTTTCACCAAATGGGCATACTAATGCTATTCGCCAGCGGTGTATTGGTTTTATTGCTGATTCCGCTATGGCAACGTAAGCAGGTGCTTGATGCGCCTAAGTCAGCTTAA